In the genome of Myxococcus guangdongensis, the window CAGGCCTTGCCGTCGGCCTGCATGATGAATGGCTCGTCCCCCGCCAGGGACTCGATGCCCTTGGCGCCGGGCGGAGGTCGGTAGTCCGGTGGCCGGTCCGCGATGCAGTCGGGCACGTCCTCGCCGGTCCACTGGCGCTGCGTCTCGTCCCACCAGACGTACTTCTTGCGCTCGCTCCAGGGACGGCCTTGCGGGTCCGCGGAGGCGCGGTTGTAGAGGATGCGGCGGTTGGCGGGCCATGCCCAGCCCCACTCGGGCGCCACCCAGGTCTGCGCGTGTCCCGGCTTGCGGCGCGCGGCCTGGTTCACGCCGTCCGCGTAGGCTCCGGAGTAGATCCAACAGCCGCACGCGGTGGTGCCGTCATCCTTCAGCGCGGTGAAGCCGCTCACGGGCTGGCCGTCCGCCACGGTGTAGCCGTTGATCTCCCGGAGCACCGCCTCGGCGCTCGGCTCCTCGAGTGCGCCGTGGGTCGGATAGTCCCACGTCAGGTGGCGCAGGGCCTGGTCCTTCGGCGCTCCCGAGGCCGCGTACAGACGCTTGAGCCTGCGGCCCAGGTGGAAGGCGAAGTGCAGCTCGCTGCGCACGTCCTCGCGGGGCTCCACCGCCGCGTGGTGCCATTGGAGCATCCGCTGCGTGTTGGTGAAGGAGCCGTCCTTCTCCGTGTGCGCGGCGGCCGGGAAGAAGAAGACCTCCGTGCGGATGTCCTCCGTCTTCACGTCGCCTCGCTGGATTTCGGGGGCCGTGCGCCAGAACTCGGCCGTCTCGATGAGCGTGAAGTCGCGCACCACCAGCCACTCGAGCTGGCGCAGGCCCTTGCGTTGGAGCGCTCCGTTCATCGAGCCCACCGCCGGGTTCTCGCCCATGACGAAGTAGCCCTGGACGCGGCCCTCGGCCATGTCGACCACCGTCTGCATGTGCGAGTGATTGCCGGTGAGCCGGGGCAGGTGGCGGAAGCCGAACTCGTTCTCCTCGGTCGCCGCGTCCCCGAACCAGGCCTTCAGGAGCGAGACGACGTATTTGGGATAATTGCTCCACCAGCCCGTGCTGGACGTGTGTGACTCCAGGTAGTCGGCCAGCGCGGGCGACTGCGCGGAGCTCGGCATGGGGAGGTAGCCGGGCAGCAGGTTGAACAGGGTGGGGATGTCCGTGGAGCCCTGGATGGACGAGTGCCCGCGCAGCGCGAGGATTCCGCCGCCGGGCCGGCCGATGTTTCCCAACAGGAGCTGGAGGATGGTCGCGGTGCGGATGTACTGCACGCCCACCGAGTGCTGCGTCCAGCCCACCGCGTAACAGAAGGCCGTGGTGCGCTCGCGGCCGGAGTTGTCGCAGAGCGTCTGGGCGACCTTCAGGAACTGCTCCTCGGGGACGCCGCAGACCTTGGCGACGATGGCCGGGGTGTAGCGCTGGAAGTGGCGCCGGAGGACCTGGAACACGCAGCGCGGGTGCTGGAGCGTGGGGTCCTTGGTGGCCTCGGTGATGAGGGTGGCGTGCGTCTCGCCTTCGCCCGCGCCGGGCTCCGAGTAGAGCTCCTTGTGGCCGGAGGCAGGGGTGGGGCCCTCGACGCCCTCGTAGCTCCAAGAGCGGACGTCGTACTTGTTCTCCTTCGGCAGGAAGCCGCTGAAGAGCCCGTCCAGGTCCTCCGTGTCTTGAAAGTCCTCGCGCACCAGGTTGGCGGCGTTGGTGTAGTGGACGACGTACTCCTTGAA includes:
- the fdh gene encoding formate dehydrogenase, giving the protein MGILDLLFRWPVLRQIARGDVKALGETAMTERSRTLTPRTSLADRVVKSVCPYCAVGCGQDIYVKDERIIDIEGDPDSPISRGRLCPKGSATFQLVTGTHRVQHVLYRRPGGTAWERLPLEQAMDMVAARVKRTRDATWEAADVNGFSVQRTLGIAHLGGATLDNEENYLLKKLFTSLGIVQVENQARIUHSSTVPGLGITLGRGGATTFQQDLRNSDCILIQGSNMAECHPVGFQWVMEAKARGATVIHVDPRYTRTSAVANQHVPIRVGSDIAFLGGLVRYVLEYERYFKEYVVHYTNAANLVREDFQDTEDLDGLFSGFLPKENKYDVRSWSYEGVEGPTPASGHKELYSEPGAGEGETHATLITEATKDPTLQHPRCVFQVLRRHFQRYTPAIVAKVCGVPEEQFLKVAQTLCDNSGRERTTAFCYAVGWTQHSVGVQYIRTATILQLLLGNIGRPGGGILALRGHSSIQGSTDIPTLFNLLPGYLPMPSSAQSPALADYLESHTSSTGWWSNYPKYVVSLLKAWFGDAATEENEFGFRHLPRLTGNHSHMQTVVDMAEGRVQGYFVMGENPAVGSMNGALQRKGLRQLEWLVVRDFTLIETAEFWRTAPEIQRGDVKTEDIRTEVFFFPAAAHTEKDGSFTNTQRMLQWHHAAVEPREDVRSELHFAFHLGRRLKRLYAASGAPKDQALRHLTWDYPTHGALEEPSAEAVLREINGYTVADGQPVSGFTALKDDGTTACGCWIYSGAYADGVNQAARRKPGHAQTWVAPEWGWAWPANRRILYNRASADPQGRPWSERKKYVWWDETQRQWTGEDVPDCIADRPPDYRPPPGAKGIESLAGDEPFIMQADGKAWLFAPSGMLDGPLPTHYEPMESPVKNALYGQQCNPTRLEWRRKGNPYHRAWGDPRFPFILTTYRLTEHHTAGGMSRWLSWLSELQPEQFCEVSVELARERGLRNGGWATLRTARGDLECRVLVTERLRPLKLNGTSVHQVGIPYHWGVTGRTRADGANELLGFVADPNVDIQESKALTCDVIAGRHATGARAATGATPPALPADLAPHRRDRLSVGEIDHVPWQEKKDEEQ